One Pectobacterium polaris DNA window includes the following coding sequences:
- a CDS encoding ThiF family adenylyltransferase: protein MIWWVDQSIRVQSERTTISDLEERNTWLTNIKWHVVSNLRLAADFDLQVAERLIPLTITYPEYFPDVPPSVVPRDGKRLSDHQYGEAGELCLQFRSDNWTPEITGAMMIESAYRLLLSEQETGEPAPSEHRVLPAQRARNSVFRFLYSPRVFEGLLMVEEGQVVDAEIQEHLYAGAFAAQLTRIGPVDDSMWIAPNRRGYGASTVATKIIRVPEGASVAYDNLNELVSLLESHNFESVLPELLQVSGPLGLILFNGTNHQVSMAYGASDNRKLVNYDKTIVDIDRVRLDPEFARLKTAKVAIVGCGSVGSKVAVHLARSGVGQFVLVDGDLLASGNLVRNELDWRAVGMHKSQALAARLKEVNAECEVISRTTVLGGQESGGATSATMRYIAESDLIIDATADPVVFNLCASISRRAKKPICWAQVFGGGAGGIVVRLRPGIDPTPLSARQRIENWYSEQGIAWPESEISQPYSQLDGSGEPLIADDADVSVIAAHLSRYAIDLLVRPNSTIFPYSVYLIGMTDSWIFTAPFDVRPIDLGESDGWDIEVQAGDPEAYQQLLADLFPRENDAG from the coding sequence ATGATTTGGTGGGTGGATCAGTCTATTCGTGTGCAGTCCGAACGTACCACCATTTCGGATCTGGAAGAGCGGAACACATGGCTCACGAATATAAAGTGGCATGTAGTCAGTAACTTGCGACTTGCTGCTGACTTTGATTTACAAGTTGCAGAACGGCTAATTCCGTTAACAATTACATACCCCGAATATTTCCCTGATGTTCCTCCTTCAGTCGTTCCACGGGATGGGAAACGTTTGTCTGATCATCAATATGGAGAGGCTGGAGAACTTTGTTTACAGTTTCGCTCAGATAATTGGACGCCCGAAATCACCGGCGCAATGATGATTGAAAGTGCCTATCGTTTACTTTTATCCGAGCAGGAGACTGGAGAACCCGCTCCATCAGAACATCGAGTCCTTCCCGCTCAGCGGGCAAGAAATTCCGTATTTCGTTTCCTTTACTCTCCAAGAGTCTTCGAAGGTTTGTTGATGGTAGAAGAGGGTCAGGTGGTCGATGCGGAAATTCAAGAGCACCTTTATGCTGGAGCTTTTGCAGCTCAGCTTACACGAATTGGACCTGTAGATGATTCTATGTGGATCGCACCGAACAGGCGTGGCTACGGGGCGAGTACTGTAGCGACTAAGATTATCCGTGTGCCCGAAGGCGCATCAGTCGCTTACGACAATCTTAATGAACTGGTTTCATTGCTTGAAAGCCACAACTTCGAATCTGTGCTCCCCGAATTATTACAGGTATCAGGTCCTTTAGGGCTTATTCTTTTCAATGGCACTAATCATCAGGTCTCAATGGCTTACGGTGCTTCAGACAATCGCAAACTGGTCAACTACGACAAAACTATTGTTGATATTGACCGTGTGCGTCTTGATCCCGAGTTTGCTCGTCTTAAAACTGCGAAAGTTGCAATAGTCGGTTGCGGATCCGTTGGGTCAAAAGTAGCCGTACATCTTGCTCGATCTGGTGTTGGGCAATTTGTACTCGTTGATGGAGATTTACTTGCTTCAGGGAATCTGGTTCGCAACGAGTTAGATTGGCGGGCCGTTGGTATGCATAAATCACAAGCACTGGCAGCCAGGCTTAAGGAAGTCAATGCCGAATGCGAAGTTATTAGCCGCACTACAGTTTTAGGTGGGCAAGAGAGTGGAGGAGCAACTTCTGCAACGATGAGATATATCGCAGAGAGCGATTTAATCATAGACGCAACCGCTGACCCGGTGGTTTTCAATCTTTGCGCATCAATTTCACGAAGGGCAAAGAAACCAATTTGCTGGGCACAAGTATTCGGCGGTGGGGCTGGCGGAATAGTCGTTCGACTACGCCCGGGTATAGATCCCACGCCACTTAGCGCCAGACAGCGGATAGAAAACTGGTATTCCGAGCAGGGCATAGCCTGGCCTGAAAGCGAGATTTCGCAGCCATACTCACAACTTGATGGCTCTGGGGAACCGCTAATTGCAGATGACGCCGATGTTTCCGTTATTGCAGCGCACTTATCTCGTTATGCAATTGATCTTCTCGTCCGCCCCAATTCGACAATTTTCCCTTATTCCGTCTACCTTATCGGAATGACTGACAGCTGGATATTCACCGCCCCATTTGACGTTAGACCAATTGATCTTGGAGAAAGTGATGGATGGGATATAGAAGTACAAGCAGGAGATCCCGAGGCTTACCAGCAATTGCTGGCCGACTTGTTCCCTAGAGAAAATGATGCAGGTTGA
- a CDS encoding 3'-5' exonuclease: MSQKREVYISVDVETSGPIPGVYSMLTIGACNVYDPEQVFSCELKPISDNVDPEALAVTGLSMETLALKGLNPETAMMQFQDWVESVTGTDGVPVFVGLNAPFDWSFINYYFHYFLKSNPFGFTALDIKALFMGTTGSSWAGTRSSQMATWLDSKYEGKRHEALDDAQYQAEIFRLIRAIKPFQQR, encoded by the coding sequence ATGAGCCAGAAGCGTGAAGTTTATATCTCGGTCGACGTCGAGACGTCTGGCCCAATCCCCGGCGTGTACAGCATGCTCACGATCGGAGCCTGTAACGTCTACGATCCAGAACAAGTGTTTTCGTGTGAACTGAAGCCAATTTCGGACAACGTCGATCCAGAGGCACTGGCAGTAACAGGGCTGTCCATGGAAACCCTAGCACTAAAGGGATTAAATCCTGAAACTGCAATGATGCAATTTCAGGATTGGGTAGAGTCGGTCACGGGTACAGACGGGGTGCCCGTATTTGTCGGGCTGAACGCCCCATTTGATTGGTCGTTCATCAATTACTATTTCCACTACTTTCTGAAGTCGAACCCTTTTGGTTTTACCGCACTGGATATCAAAGCGCTTTTTATGGGGACAACAGGCTCGAGTTGGGCAGGGACACGTTCAAGCCAGATGGCTACTTGGCTTGACTCCAAATATGAAGGAAAACGTCATGAGGCGTTAGATGATGCTCAATATCAGGCGGAAATATTTCGCTTGATTAGGGCTATCAAACCATTTCAACAGAGATGA
- a CDS encoding Cap15 family cyclic dinucleotide receptor domain-containing protein translates to MINLIPIGKVISLIAVVYAVICCLILWILWAVFDKNITFSSAISIATGGSLLLNVLLLSLFYFGWRRLWKALPILNDLLFPDLNGTWDMVIHWEWGDKKGTSRANATIKQSFLKIGMDVEAEGSDSQTLVAKPKKDEETGRAVLYYVFLTTPKHKANFDEEAPYRGTAILKLSLKGKRILNGNYFTSRKTVGHYELTRIE, encoded by the coding sequence ATGATAAACTTAATTCCAATAGGAAAAGTTATATCCTTGATTGCTGTGGTCTATGCCGTTATATGCTGTCTGATTTTATGGATTTTATGGGCTGTATTCGATAAAAATATAACTTTTTCCTCTGCTATATCAATTGCAACAGGGGGCTCACTACTTCTCAATGTCCTTTTATTGTCATTGTTTTACTTTGGTTGGCGCCGGCTATGGAAAGCTTTACCTATATTAAACGATCTGCTCTTCCCTGATTTAAATGGAACCTGGGATATGGTTATCCATTGGGAATGGGGAGATAAAAAAGGTACATCACGAGCTAATGCAACGATTAAGCAATCCTTTCTTAAAATTGGAATGGATGTTGAAGCTGAAGGCTCAGACTCACAGACGTTGGTGGCTAAACCTAAGAAGGATGAAGAAACTGGGCGAGCAGTACTCTATTATGTCTTTTTAACAACTCCTAAACATAAAGCAAATTTTGACGAAGAAGCTCCGTATAGAGGAACGGCAATTCTTAAACTAAGCCTAAAAGGTAAACGCATACTTAATGGGAACTACTTCACAAGCCGTAAAACTGTTGGTCATTACGAGCTGACACGTATTGAGTAA
- a CDS encoding nucleotidyltransferase domain-containing protein: MPTKNAEDFLTALAEELAISDSRYEQACRSYTSLGEWLHRPESAVAKYDPQVYVQGSFRLGTAIRPLNDAEEYDVDSVCLLQSLGTKDLTQSNLKTLVGDEIKAYRKAQNMVKPVREGRRCWVLDYADGAQFHMDVVPSLPNATQQRILLETYGYDLKWSETAMVITDLESPVYQVLSDDWQRSNPKGYAEWFKLRMRDVFEQRRKMLAESIKASVEEIPDYKVRTPLQSAIMILKRHRDGMFEKRYDERPISIIITTLAAHAYNGEVKIADALYSILSRMDSFIERDGNRYIIRNPSDPLENFADKWPNHPERKDAFYEWLNRARQDFGNLAHQIEKRRLVESVQPHMGAVADRAATRLSPTPGSMLQPATGVAALGVAAASTPAFPNTRREPTSPKGFA, encoded by the coding sequence ATGCCAACAAAAAACGCCGAAGATTTTCTCACCGCTTTAGCCGAGGAGCTTGCAATCAGTGACTCACGATACGAGCAGGCATGTCGGAGCTATACATCACTTGGAGAATGGCTTCACCGTCCAGAGTCCGCCGTTGCCAAATACGATCCACAAGTTTACGTACAGGGTTCATTCCGACTAGGTACAGCGATTCGTCCTTTGAATGATGCAGAGGAGTACGATGTAGATTCTGTTTGCTTACTCCAAAGCCTCGGTACCAAGGATCTTACTCAGAGTAATTTAAAGACTCTGGTCGGCGATGAGATCAAAGCTTATCGTAAAGCTCAAAATATGGTTAAGCCCGTTCGTGAAGGTCGGCGTTGCTGGGTTCTGGACTATGCAGACGGCGCCCAATTTCACATGGATGTAGTCCCCTCTCTCCCTAACGCTACACAACAACGTATATTACTTGAGACTTATGGCTACGATCTCAAATGGTCCGAGACAGCAATGGTCATCACTGATCTCGAATCTCCTGTTTACCAGGTGCTTTCTGATGATTGGCAGCGATCAAATCCCAAGGGATATGCTGAGTGGTTCAAGCTGCGGATGAGAGATGTTTTTGAACAGCGGAGAAAAATGCTGGCGGAATCAATCAAAGCTAGTGTCGAGGAGATTCCTGACTACAAAGTTCGGACCCCGCTCCAGTCAGCGATAATGATCTTGAAACGCCACCGTGACGGTATGTTTGAAAAGCGTTACGACGAGCGCCCTATATCGATCATTATTACTACCCTTGCCGCGCATGCTTATAATGGTGAAGTAAAGATAGCCGATGCTCTCTACTCAATCCTTTCTCGAATGGACTCGTTTATCGAACGTGATGGGAATCGTTATATCATTCGTAACCCTTCCGACCCCCTCGAAAATTTTGCAGATAAATGGCCGAATCATCCTGAGAGAAAAGATGCGTTCTACGAGTGGCTCAACCGGGCTCGGCAAGATTTTGGAAATTTAGCACATCAGATTGAAAAACGCCGCTTAGTTGAAAGCGTCCAGCCTCATATGGGAGCGGTAGCAGACAGAGCTGCAACACGCCTTAGCCCTACGCCAGGATCAATGTTGCAACCAGCAACAGGAGTTGCAGCTCTGGGGGTTGCAGCAGCGAGCACACCGGCATTTCCAAATACTCGTCGGGAGCCAACTTCACCAAAGGGGTTTGCATGA
- a CDS encoding Mov34/MPN/PAD-1 family protein, with translation MMQVEIAENVKGKLRKALKAAGSREIGGVMMGEQIAPGHFRVVDLSIDSQTGGKAHFVRDSETHKEALNAFFHRTGHQYDRFNYLGEWHSHPCFSVTPSSQDVSSMTDLVEGERGIEFAVLLIVRLRWWRKLTLSCTLFCRNTNPSVVEVLESSS, from the coding sequence ATGATGCAGGTTGAGATCGCTGAAAACGTCAAAGGCAAGCTGCGTAAAGCCCTCAAAGCCGCTGGCAGCAGAGAAATTGGTGGTGTGATGATGGGAGAGCAAATTGCTCCGGGCCATTTTCGAGTTGTTGACCTGTCGATTGATAGTCAGACTGGCGGGAAAGCTCACTTTGTTCGCGATTCAGAGACACATAAAGAAGCCCTAAATGCTTTTTTTCACAGAACAGGGCATCAATATGATCGATTCAACTACCTAGGAGAATGGCACTCTCATCCCTGTTTCTCAGTCACACCGAGCTCTCAGGACGTTTCCTCAATGACCGATTTGGTTGAAGGGGAAAGAGGGATCGAGTTTGCTGTATTGCTAATCGTCCGGTTGCGATGGTGGCGAAAGCTTACCCTATCTTGTACCTTATTCTGTCGAAATACTAACCCTTCAGTTGTTGAAGTTTTGGAGTCATCATCTTGA
- a CDS encoding diadenylate cyclase, whose product MTKELLYELLHDIWKISSHSDFSGIGVIICNDTKNLSITNLRDTNPIQDGSTIDLLSNISSKDNKYHDGFHILDELGNITHIAQYFSPQVIPNIWFERSRFVGGRFVAALYGSFIEEVKFTGIVSEGGRLSIFENGKETHYEELQ is encoded by the coding sequence ATGACAAAAGAGTTACTGTATGAATTACTCCATGATATTTGGAAAATATCTAGCCATAGTGATTTCTCTGGAATCGGAGTAATTATTTGCAATGATACCAAAAACCTTTCTATAACAAATCTGCGGGATACAAACCCCATACAGGATGGTTCTACAATAGATTTACTTTCTAATATATCAAGTAAAGACAATAAATATCACGACGGTTTCCACATTTTAGATGAATTAGGAAATATTACACATATAGCACAATATTTCTCCCCTCAAGTAATACCTAACATTTGGTTTGAAAGATCAAGGTTTGTCGGTGGGCGTTTCGTTGCAGCGCTCTATGGTTCTTTTATCGAAGAAGTAAAATTTACAGGCATTGTAAGCGAAGGCGGGCGTCTTTCTATATTTGAGAATGGAAAGGAAACTCACTATGAGGAGTTACAATGA